One Anastrepha obliqua isolate idAnaObli1 chromosome 6, idAnaObli1_1.0, whole genome shotgun sequence DNA window includes the following coding sequences:
- the LOC129250286 gene encoding uncharacterized protein LOC129250286 produces MTVKHTNASTVRTDKKPNTRTELQDKQTDRQEEATDALKKQSDNWTRRTSKDELRMTGSPSEDELLASSQETVEGKAVGHSTPTTINQPTTSAQAMGQKRGNKGPSRYKLYQRSLAILGRIRKNETEGKVHPKDETDKARCQKVVDEYLAFQAANRTDAKKRNRSHDETGKVTRKHKISDQGAVASKPVKRFSEVARDHLQMALVDETSNRGKPVLDKWSEIEARLSRIVVDHVMANPEGQTPGFDSVEVVRGYRVIKCDDQFSLHFLTNVIGKIQNSWEGLKLKLIPASEIPRRPRARIWVPNMEFDANQLIPYLQAHNRSVPMTDWSIIKAEAPQRHSRSFLLLITEESLEPLEKVGNKLQFGIRKTQLKIFRSANPEEEQDEVDGANELLTGMQLDDTESEKGNQ; encoded by the coding sequence ATGACGGTAAAACATACCAACGCATCGACAGTACGGActgataaaaaaccaaacacgcGGACAGAACTACAGGACAAGCAAACAGACAGACAGGAGGAAGCGACGGACGCACTTAAAAAACAGTCAGACAATTGGACAAGACGTACAAGCAAAGACGAACTGAGGATGACGGGGTCACCCTCAGAGGATGAGCTCTTGGCCTCCAGCCAAGAAACAGTTGAgggcaaagctgtgggccacagtaCGCCAACAACTATAAATCAACCAACAACATCCGCTCAAGCCATGGGGCAAAAGCGTGGTAATAAAGGTCCCTCGAGGTATAAActttaccagaggtctctcgctatCCTTGGCAGGATTCGGAAAAACGAGACCGAAGGTAAAGTGCATCCCAAAGATGAGACCGACAAGGCAAGATGTCAAAAGGTGGTTGATGAATACTTGGCATTCCAAGCCGCCAACAGGACAGATGCCAAAAAACGAAACCGCTCGCATGACGAGACTGGGAAGGTAACAAGAAAGCACAAGATATCGGATCAGGGTGCAGTTGCCTCCAAACCTGTCAAGCGATTTAGTGAGGTGGCACGGGACCATCTCCAAATGGCATTGGTAGACGAAACCTCTAACCGCGGGAAACCAGTGCTTGACAAATGGTCAGAGATTGAGGCACGGTTGTCTCGCATAGTCGTTGACCATGTCATGGCGAACCCGGAGGGCCAAACACCAGGTTTCGACTCGGTGGAGGTAGTCCGCGGTTACCGAGTCATTAAATGCGATGACCAATTCTCATTGCATTTCTTGACTAACGTGATTGGTAAAATCCAGAACAGCTGGGAAGGCTTGAAACTCAAGCTAATTCCGGCTAGCGAGATTCCACGaaggccgagggctcgcatctgggTACCAAACATGGAGTTTGATGCCAATCAACTAATCCCCTACCTTCAGGCGCATAATCGCTCGGTGCCGATGACCGATTGgtcgatcatcaaagcggaggctccgcaaaggCACAGCAGGTCATTCCTCCTTCTAATTACAGAAGAGAGTCTGGAACCACTGGAGAAAGTGGGAAACAAACTTCAGTTTGGGATCAGGAAGACccagctgaagatattccgttctGCAAATCCGGAAGAGGAGCAGGATGAGGTCGATGGTGCCAACGAACTGCTGACTGGCATGCAGCTAGATGACACCGAGTCCGAAAAAGGAAACCAATAA